The following are encoded in a window of Stigmatella erecta genomic DNA:
- a CDS encoding serine/threonine-protein kinase PknK yields the protein MSDEEKTSVLDERSPTLGTLEDRSRTSFFQEGLRPVVRRSLEAGTLVKGRYQIIEVLGAGGMGRIWLAEDLQEMRAVALKEMQVPDGLSPAKVEELVLMFRHEFYAMTKLQHPGTLQVFDWGMTASGNRFITMEVVGGKDLSVLAREQLLDTPTIYRILIQMAQVLAFIHARLYVHCDIKASNVRITETGDVKLMDFGVMHQLGTPSPGKLKGTLEYMAPEWQRGASIDGRADLYSLGVMAYFLATRRLPFKRRNQAALLADHLTRQPPKPSTLCAVAPALEDIILRLLAKDPRDRFQDAGALLDALCQASGQPLPEEPLAARASYLHVPEVVGRERELERLMHSLAEAEWGQSRALLVGAPTGVGKSRLLQEFELQAKLAEMAYGLGQCRAEGLAPLAPVVQALRCLVPLTSPELGERLGPMLGRVAPALAAAGPCPRFKDEDAEKIALFGALTEWLQALAQRYTFVLCFEDLQWADSATVEVLNVIIRALHHSRGLVVGSFRPDLLSRLSLAFQTVDEGLATVMELAPLTARDMETLVQQALPGLEVPPGFVTRLHATTAGNAFFATECLRALVEEEALRRVGGRWRAEADLSTCPLPATIEQAVLARLDTVPPDRVALLRRLAPAGRSLELPMVRALAGMIEVDLFQALDDILARQFLQLSEGRYIFTHDAVHQALYESTPEEARRAFHGRVAEVLRSRGGDSPAAQRAVGYHFARSTQPRRAIEPLLRAGHASIEAKALQDATLLLREAASLLEQEPPSAERNAQLVQTWATLIEVSHTSEPPTALTYAEKLFGHWDASVDLAAGRLEALEQLDGARTAPEEERAARLSHVFRGMVLGASPRPVDVFWKKAELQILQAISLALLGREEDLRALVERLDTEQPVDSPYRAGVLIARAGLCLHTGHFAGVLRAQREQVERLRAFRDAVGGRPSRWLAWALGMGCYFLNMVRALRGEPLDAEATRDGFEVAEAYGFSDIRMNHLFTQLVRACFTGDAVALAPVSAEKAELIRKLGNPRLPERNLAIYLPPFHLERGEPAQVDAVLARGQAVARALPEDRVLQRSLQVFTACRDMLAGEVGAARESLARALAAACEKPCRMETLVRVYQARFERAEGREAAAREAAEAALARALAPLTENPFDEVLARRALAPLVPFEEGLGHLKRALAVAEESRNLLQTGLVNLALAELWRGRSPLEAGQALASAERAFRAANAPGLLALAAERRGAGIQREGLCAG from the coding sequence ATGAGCGACGAAGAAAAGACTTCAGTCCTCGACGAGCGTAGCCCGACGCTGGGCACGTTGGAGGACCGGAGCCGCACCTCGTTCTTCCAGGAAGGGCTGCGGCCCGTGGTGCGCCGCTCGCTGGAGGCGGGCACCCTGGTGAAGGGCCGCTACCAGATCATCGAGGTGCTGGGCGCGGGGGGCATGGGGCGCATCTGGCTGGCGGAAGACCTCCAGGAAATGCGCGCCGTGGCCCTCAAGGAGATGCAGGTTCCCGACGGGTTGAGCCCGGCCAAGGTGGAGGAGCTGGTGCTGATGTTCCGGCACGAGTTCTACGCCATGACGAAGCTCCAGCACCCGGGCACCCTCCAGGTGTTCGACTGGGGCATGACGGCCTCGGGCAACCGCTTCATCACCATGGAGGTGGTGGGGGGCAAGGACCTGAGCGTGCTGGCGCGCGAGCAGCTGCTGGATACGCCCACCATCTACCGCATCTTGATCCAGATGGCGCAGGTGCTGGCCTTCATCCACGCGCGGCTGTACGTCCACTGCGACATCAAGGCCAGCAACGTGCGCATCACCGAGACCGGGGATGTGAAGTTGATGGACTTCGGGGTGATGCACCAGCTGGGCACCCCCAGCCCCGGCAAGCTCAAGGGGACCCTGGAGTACATGGCGCCCGAGTGGCAGCGCGGCGCCAGCATCGATGGGCGCGCGGACCTGTACTCGCTGGGGGTGATGGCCTACTTCCTGGCCACGCGGCGGCTGCCCTTCAAGCGCCGCAACCAGGCGGCCCTGCTGGCCGACCACCTCACCCGGCAGCCCCCCAAGCCCTCGACGCTCTGTGCCGTGGCGCCCGCGCTGGAGGACATCATCCTGCGGCTGCTGGCCAAGGACCCGCGCGACCGCTTCCAGGACGCGGGCGCGCTGCTGGATGCGCTGTGCCAGGCCAGCGGCCAGCCCCTGCCCGAGGAGCCGCTGGCCGCCCGCGCCAGCTACCTGCACGTGCCGGAAGTCGTCGGCCGCGAGCGGGAGCTGGAGCGGCTCATGCACAGCCTGGCGGAGGCCGAGTGGGGCCAGTCCCGCGCGCTGCTCGTCGGGGCCCCCACCGGGGTGGGCAAGTCCCGGCTGCTCCAGGAGTTCGAGCTGCAGGCCAAGCTGGCGGAGATGGCCTATGGCCTGGGGCAGTGCCGCGCGGAGGGGCTCGCGCCGCTGGCGCCCGTGGTGCAGGCGCTGCGGTGTCTCGTCCCGCTGACGTCCCCGGAGCTGGGCGAGCGCCTGGGGCCCATGCTGGGCCGGGTGGCGCCGGCGCTGGCCGCCGCGGGGCCCTGCCCGCGCTTCAAGGACGAGGATGCCGAGAAGATCGCCCTGTTCGGCGCGCTCACCGAATGGCTGCAGGCGCTCGCGCAGCGGTACACCTTCGTCCTGTGCTTCGAGGATCTCCAGTGGGCGGACTCCGCCACGGTGGAGGTGCTCAACGTCATCATCCGGGCGCTGCACCACTCGCGCGGCCTGGTGGTGGGCTCCTTCCGGCCGGACCTGCTGAGCCGGCTGAGCCTGGCCTTCCAGACGGTGGACGAGGGGCTCGCCACCGTCATGGAGCTGGCGCCGCTGACGGCCCGGGACATGGAGACGCTCGTGCAGCAGGCGCTCCCGGGGCTGGAGGTGCCGCCCGGCTTCGTCACGCGGCTGCACGCCACCACCGCGGGCAACGCGTTCTTCGCCACCGAGTGCCTGCGCGCCCTGGTGGAGGAGGAGGCGCTGCGGCGGGTGGGGGGCCGGTGGCGGGCCGAGGCCGACCTGTCCACGTGTCCGCTGCCGGCCACCATCGAGCAGGCGGTGCTGGCCCGCCTCGACACGGTGCCCCCGGACCGGGTGGCGCTGCTGCGAAGGCTCGCCCCGGCCGGCCGCAGCCTGGAGCTGCCCATGGTGCGGGCGCTCGCGGGCATGATCGAAGTGGATCTGTTCCAGGCGCTCGACGACATCCTCGCCCGGCAGTTCCTCCAGCTCTCGGAGGGGCGCTACATCTTCACGCACGATGCGGTGCACCAGGCGCTCTATGAGAGCACGCCGGAGGAGGCACGCCGGGCCTTCCACGGCCGTGTCGCCGAGGTGCTCCGATCGCGCGGGGGCGACAGCCCCGCCGCGCAGCGGGCCGTGGGCTACCACTTCGCCCGCTCGACGCAGCCCCGGCGCGCCATCGAGCCGCTGCTGCGCGCGGGCCACGCGTCCATCGAGGCGAAGGCGCTGCAGGATGCCACGCTCCTCCTGAGGGAGGCGGCCTCGCTCCTGGAGCAGGAGCCGCCTTCTGCCGAGCGCAACGCGCAGCTCGTGCAGACGTGGGCCACGCTCATCGAGGTGAGCCACACGAGCGAGCCGCCCACCGCGCTGACGTACGCGGAGAAGCTGTTCGGCCACTGGGACGCCTCGGTGGATCTCGCCGCGGGCCGGCTGGAGGCGCTCGAGCAGCTCGATGGGGCGCGCACGGCCCCCGAGGAGGAGCGGGCCGCCCGGCTGAGCCACGTGTTCCGGGGGATGGTGCTCGGGGCCTCGCCCCGTCCCGTGGACGTGTTCTGGAAGAAGGCGGAGCTGCAGATTCTGCAGGCCATCTCCCTGGCCCTCCTGGGCCGCGAGGAGGACCTGCGGGCGCTGGTGGAGCGGCTGGACACGGAGCAGCCGGTGGACTCGCCCTACCGGGCCGGGGTGCTCATCGCCCGGGCAGGGCTCTGCTTGCACACCGGCCACTTCGCGGGCGTGCTCCGGGCCCAGCGCGAGCAGGTGGAGCGGCTGCGGGCCTTCCGGGACGCGGTGGGCGGCCGGCCCTCCCGGTGGCTGGCGTGGGCGCTGGGCATGGGGTGCTACTTCCTCAACATGGTCCGCGCCCTGCGCGGCGAGCCGCTGGACGCGGAGGCCACGCGCGACGGCTTCGAGGTGGCGGAGGCGTATGGGTTCAGCGACATCCGCATGAACCACCTCTTCACCCAGCTGGTGCGCGCCTGCTTCACGGGGGATGCCGTGGCGCTGGCCCCGGTGAGCGCGGAGAAGGCGGAGCTCATCCGCAAGCTGGGCAACCCGCGCCTGCCCGAGCGCAACCTCGCCATCTACCTGCCCCCGTTCCACCTGGAGCGGGGCGAGCCCGCGCAGGTGGACGCGGTGCTCGCCCGGGGACAGGCGGTGGCCCGGGCGCTGCCCGAGGACCGGGTGTTGCAGCGCAGCCTCCAGGTGTTCACGGCCTGCCGGGACATGCTCGCCGGGGAGGTGGGCGCCGCCCGCGAGTCCCTGGCGCGGGCCCTGGCCGCCGCGTGTGAGAAGCCCTGCCGCATGGAGACGCTGGTGCGGGTCTACCAGGCCCGCTTCGAGCGGGCCGAGGGGCGCGAGGCCGCCGCGCGAGAGGCCGCGGAGGCCGCCCTGGCGCGCGCCCTGGCGCCCCTGACGGAGAACCCGTTCGATGAGGTCCTCGCCCGGAGAGCCCTGGCGCCCCTGGTCCCCTTCGAGGAGGGGCTCGGGCACCTGAAGCGGGCGCTGGCGGTGGCCGAGGAGTCGCGCAACCTGTTGCAGACGGGGCTGGTGAACCTGGCGCTGGCGGAGCTGTGGCGCGGGCGCTCGCCCCTGGAGGCAGGCCAGGCGCTGGCGTCCGCGGAGCGGGCCTTCCGCGCGGCGAATGCGCCGGGCCTGCTGGCCCTGGCCGCCGAGCGGCGGGGAGCGGGAATCCAGCGAGAGGGCCTGTGCGCGGGCTAG
- a CDS encoding S1 family peptidase, whose product MRAFPLFGLPLLLGGALMTACGEMEEPGVLGPEALREATVTLVPGHCAGVIVEDGRHLLTAAHCVDPQAPRIEAELPSGARVSGQALRIDPGQDLALFQLDAVAPVTPLPVSPELPTPGEPLLFAGRPDRPGALQQVWLERLGRCPSLPDVPQALFTTLRGEKGDSGAPVVDAQMQVVGLVHGGAACSIAAPTASFAPVVRQSVEDELLAAQ is encoded by the coding sequence ATGCGCGCTTTCCCCCTCTTCGGACTTCCCCTCCTGCTGGGCGGGGCCCTGATGACGGCGTGCGGCGAAATGGAGGAGCCCGGGGTCCTGGGGCCGGAGGCCTTGCGTGAGGCCACGGTGACGCTGGTCCCCGGCCACTGCGCCGGGGTCATCGTCGAGGATGGCCGCCACCTGCTGACCGCAGCGCACTGTGTGGACCCGCAGGCCCCGCGCATCGAGGCGGAGCTGCCCAGCGGGGCGAGGGTGAGCGGCCAGGCCCTGCGCATCGACCCCGGTCAGGACCTGGCCCTCTTCCAGCTCGACGCGGTGGCCCCCGTGACGCCCCTGCCCGTCTCCCCGGAGCTGCCCACCCCGGGCGAGCCGCTCCTCTTCGCGGGCCGCCCGGACCGGCCGGGAGCGCTCCAGCAGGTCTGGCTCGAGCGGCTGGGCCGGTGCCCCTCGCTGCCGGACGTGCCCCAGGCCCTGTTCACCACGCTGCGCGGGGAAAAAGGCGACTCGGGCGCGCCCGTGGTGGATGCCCAGATGCAGGTGGTGGGGCTGGTCCACGGGGGCGCGGCCTGCAGCATCGCCGCCCCCACGGCGAGCTTCGCCCCGGTGGTGCGGCAGTCCGTCGAGGACGAGCTCCTCGCCGCGCAGTGA
- a CDS encoding response regulator, whose amino-acid sequence MKPRVLIVENTWTMRETLRLLLSGEFECSVAADGETGLALLLEHPVDLLISDVGLDGMDGYELCCRARAEPQLQHLRILFVSGHMPRLDAPACCQPDAYLVKPVKPPVLIAHLNALLHPEPAELPRRVGRQH is encoded by the coding sequence ATGAAGCCTCGGGTTCTCATCGTGGAGAATACCTGGACGATGCGGGAGACGCTGCGCCTGCTGCTGTCCGGGGAATTCGAGTGCTCGGTGGCCGCGGATGGAGAGACCGGACTCGCGTTGCTGCTGGAGCACCCGGTGGACCTGCTCATCTCCGACGTCGGTCTGGACGGGATGGACGGCTATGAGCTGTGCTGCCGGGCACGGGCCGAGCCGCAGCTGCAGCACCTGCGCATCCTCTTCGTCAGCGGCCACATGCCCCGGCTCGATGCGCCGGCCTGCTGCCAGCCGGACGCGTACCTCGTCAAACCCGTGAAGCCCCCGGTGCTCATCGCCCACCTGAACGCCCTGCTCCACCCGGAGCCGGCCGAGCTGCCCCGGCGGGTGGGCCGGCAGCACTGA
- the pruA gene encoding L-glutamate gamma-semialdehyde dehydrogenase: MINALTRVPPAQNEPILSYAPGAPERAVLQSTLQRMASERLDIPLIIGGKEVRTGKTDEVRMPHKHSHVLATLHEANAGHVEQAIQNALSVKDAWSQMPFQERAAIFLRAAELLATRYRPLLNASTMLGQSKTAHQAEIDAACEAIDFLRFNVAFAEQLLSQQPLSAPQTWNLTDYRPLDGFVFAVAPFNFTSIALNLCTAPALMGNVVLFKPASTAAYSAWFVMELLREAGLPDGVINFLPGDGPTIGNVALTSPHLGGIHFTGSTPTFQGMWRTVGENIQRYKQYPRLVGETGGKDFIFAHASAADDVDALATAIVRGGYEYQGQKCSAASRVYIPESIWPKLKPRLQEFISELRMGDVTDFRNFMGAVIDEKSFKKVSSYIELAKAGGAEASIVAGGDADRSEGWFVKPTLVQLTNPRHRIMQEEIFAPLVGVHVYPDARFEETLRECDQAATYALTGAVFARDRKAIATASRELRHAAGNFYINDKPTGAVVGQQPFGGSRASGTNDKAGSMLNLVRWTSPRTIKETFVPPTRVPYPFMQG, from the coding sequence TTGATCAACGCCCTGACCCGCGTTCCCCCTGCCCAGAACGAGCCCATCCTCTCCTACGCCCCCGGCGCCCCCGAGCGCGCCGTGCTGCAGAGCACGCTCCAGCGGATGGCCTCCGAGCGCCTCGACATCCCGCTCATCATCGGCGGCAAGGAAGTGCGCACCGGCAAGACGGATGAAGTGCGCATGCCGCACAAGCACTCCCACGTGCTGGCCACCCTGCACGAGGCGAACGCGGGCCACGTGGAGCAGGCCATCCAGAACGCGCTCTCGGTGAAGGACGCGTGGAGCCAGATGCCCTTCCAGGAGCGCGCCGCCATCTTCCTGCGCGCCGCGGAGCTGCTGGCCACGCGCTACCGCCCGCTCCTCAACGCCTCCACCATGCTGGGCCAGTCGAAGACGGCCCACCAGGCGGAGATCGACGCGGCGTGCGAGGCCATCGACTTCCTGCGCTTCAACGTGGCCTTCGCCGAGCAGCTCCTGTCCCAGCAGCCGCTGAGCGCGCCGCAGACGTGGAACCTGACGGACTACCGCCCCCTGGACGGCTTCGTGTTCGCGGTGGCGCCCTTCAACTTCACCTCCATCGCGCTCAACCTGTGCACCGCCCCGGCGCTCATGGGCAACGTGGTGCTGTTCAAGCCGGCCTCCACCGCGGCCTACAGCGCGTGGTTCGTCATGGAGCTGCTGCGCGAGGCGGGGCTGCCCGACGGCGTCATCAACTTCCTGCCCGGCGATGGGCCCACCATCGGCAACGTGGCGCTGACGAGCCCGCACCTGGGCGGCATCCACTTCACCGGCTCCACGCCGACCTTCCAGGGCATGTGGCGCACGGTGGGCGAGAACATCCAGCGCTACAAGCAGTACCCCCGGCTGGTGGGGGAGACGGGCGGCAAGGACTTCATCTTCGCTCACGCCTCGGCGGCGGATGACGTGGACGCGCTGGCCACCGCCATCGTGCGCGGCGGCTACGAGTACCAGGGGCAGAAGTGCTCGGCCGCCTCGCGCGTCTACATCCCCGAGTCGATCTGGCCCAAGCTCAAGCCGCGCCTGCAGGAGTTCATCTCCGAGTTGCGCATGGGCGATGTGACGGACTTCCGCAACTTCATGGGCGCCGTCATCGACGAGAAGTCCTTCAAGAAGGTCTCTTCCTACATCGAGCTGGCGAAGGCGGGCGGCGCCGAGGCCTCCATCGTGGCCGGCGGCGACGCGGACCGCAGCGAGGGCTGGTTCGTGAAGCCCACGCTCGTGCAGCTCACCAACCCGCGCCACCGCATCATGCAGGAGGAGATCTTCGCCCCGCTGGTCGGCGTGCACGTGTACCCGGACGCGCGGTTCGAGGAGACGCTGCGCGAGTGTGACCAGGCGGCCACGTACGCGCTCACGGGCGCGGTGTTCGCGCGGGACCGGAAGGCCATCGCCACCGCGTCGCGCGAGCTGCGCCACGCGGCCGGCAACTTCTACATCAACGACAAGCCCACGGGCGCCGTCGTGGGGCAGCAGCCGTTCGGCGGCTCGCGCGCCTCGGGCACCAACGACAAGGCGGGCTCCATGCTCAACCTCGTCCGGTGGACCTCTCCGCGCACCATCAAGGAGACGTTCGTTCCCCCCACCCGCGTGCCGTACCCCTTCATGCAGGGCTGA
- a CDS encoding aldose epimerase produces the protein MPFQGLGGLETYALEDGGCRVEVIPSRGALITRMTVDGDEVLYLDESTVVDPTKNVRGGIPVLFPAAGRLPGDTYPVERQAYTMAQHGFARKLPWTVRQVEKSLLVMGLSSSEETLRQYPWRFDAQIALSLEGSRLTIDFDLENRDTRPLPFHLGFHPYFQVAQAAKAQARVETDATHAWDNQHSVEIPITGLDLTASEVDLHLRDHSRPGTTLHRGPGRRPVHLSWSPEFRVLVVWTLQGRDFVCVEPWTAAAGALATGEGLLTVPPEERLSLAFDIEG, from the coding sequence ATGCCATTTCAGGGACTTGGTGGACTGGAGACGTACGCGCTTGAGGATGGCGGCTGCCGCGTGGAGGTCATCCCCTCGCGCGGGGCCCTCATCACCCGGATGACGGTGGACGGGGACGAGGTGCTCTACCTGGACGAGAGCACCGTGGTGGACCCCACGAAGAACGTGCGCGGCGGCATCCCCGTGCTCTTCCCCGCCGCCGGGCGGCTCCCCGGGGACACCTACCCGGTGGAGCGGCAGGCGTACACGATGGCGCAGCATGGCTTCGCCCGGAAGCTGCCGTGGACGGTGCGGCAGGTGGAGAAGTCCCTGCTGGTCATGGGGCTCTCCTCCTCCGAGGAGACGCTGCGGCAGTACCCCTGGCGCTTCGATGCGCAGATTGCCCTGTCGCTGGAGGGCTCCCGGCTGACGATCGACTTCGATCTGGAGAACCGGGACACGCGCCCGCTGCCGTTTCACCTGGGCTTCCACCCCTACTTCCAGGTGGCCCAGGCCGCCAAGGCGCAGGCCCGCGTGGAGACGGACGCCACCCACGCCTGGGACAACCAGCACAGCGTGGAGATCCCCATCACGGGGCTGGATCTGACGGCCTCCGAGGTGGACCTGCACCTGAGGGACCACTCGCGCCCGGGCACCACGCTGCACCGGGGCCCGGGACGAAGGCCCGTGCACCTGTCCTGGAGCCCCGAGTTCCGGGTGCTCGTGGTCTGGACGCTTCAGGGGCGCGACTTCGTCTGCGTGGAGCCCTGGACGGCCGCTGCGGGGGCCCTGGCCACCGGGGAAGGCCTGCTCACCGTGCCGCCTGAGGAACGCCTGTCGCTCGCCTTCGACATCGAAGGCTGA
- a CDS encoding immunity 52 family protein, whose translation MSETYYAGCYWLARQETAEACAQRAERFFRLLESCDPSWKCWNDAAAPEAEQRTLVSPDAAVFERMFETEENQQGPDGFDFCLFAGDAVATASAVNVTCGSATSAYPQACVLRLPAAGPTADRVLTAPVMTGILRAMALAWEPEWAVATCNEHREMASGKGDAGTFVGWGMYFSQLRGTVPPLSAPVHVEPVEDRGTLVILTPERFSAFSEEHATLADRVRALLDEAGLLRPLRPWQEG comes from the coding sequence ATGTCAGAGACCTACTATGCCGGTTGCTACTGGCTGGCCCGGCAAGAGACCGCCGAAGCGTGTGCTCAGCGTGCAGAACGCTTCTTCCGGCTCTTGGAGAGCTGCGACCCGTCATGGAAGTGCTGGAATGACGCAGCTGCTCCTGAGGCAGAACAGAGAACCCTGGTGAGCCCAGATGCAGCCGTGTTCGAACGAATGTTCGAGACGGAAGAAAACCAGCAAGGGCCAGACGGCTTTGACTTCTGCCTGTTCGCGGGTGACGCCGTGGCCACGGCGTCTGCGGTCAACGTGACCTGTGGCTCAGCGACTTCCGCGTACCCTCAGGCTTGTGTGCTGAGGCTCCCTGCAGCGGGTCCTACTGCGGACCGCGTACTGACAGCCCCTGTGATGACCGGGATCCTGCGCGCCATGGCACTTGCATGGGAGCCGGAATGGGCTGTGGCTACATGCAACGAGCATCGGGAGATGGCGTCAGGGAAAGGCGATGCAGGTACTTTCGTAGGCTGGGGAATGTATTTCTCCCAGCTGCGCGGCACGGTGCCACCACTGTCGGCTCCCGTGCATGTCGAACCCGTGGAGGACAGGGGAACCCTCGTCATTCTTACCCCTGAGCGGTTCAGTGCCTTCAGCGAGGAGCACGCAACTTTGGCTGACCGCGTTCGTGCTCTGCTCGATGAGGCTGGCCTCTTGCGTCCGTTGCGGCCTTGGCAAGAGGGCTGA
- a CDS encoding potassium channel family protein — protein MMDTPPPRWRVVANLRYLRALIKRFRITLVLTAVLFLGAPPLFQWRCEVPGGEPVGAGKALHHVYFLLFGQPSLDCSNDWMGILLNMLVPPVGIALVVDGVVRFAYLFFAKHKSDKEWIEVIAETLKGHIIVCGAGRVGFRVVDQLRSMGKDVVVVEKKEDAAFVNVLRDEQVPLLIDDIRSPQCLPRLNVKAASAIVCSTDDDLANLNIALDARRLNPDIRVVIRLFDDDLVAKVRDTFKAEALSSSSLAAPAMALAALDPRIVHSFRVCGHLMVVSIFEARTGLPGITVSEIRDRFGTLTLSLRRGDKEILHPQGDQRVQAGDLLTLQAEYRDYRQLRAFTGETQPPLWGQHDMAFLPPSGERPTGTG, from the coding sequence ATGATGGACACGCCTCCTCCACGCTGGCGCGTGGTGGCCAACCTCCGGTACCTGCGCGCGCTCATCAAGCGCTTCCGCATCACCCTGGTGCTGACGGCGGTCCTGTTCCTGGGGGCGCCGCCGCTGTTCCAGTGGCGCTGCGAGGTTCCGGGCGGTGAGCCGGTGGGGGCGGGCAAGGCGCTGCACCACGTCTACTTCCTGCTGTTCGGGCAGCCGTCGCTGGACTGCTCGAACGACTGGATGGGCATCCTGCTCAACATGCTGGTGCCGCCGGTGGGGATTGCCCTGGTGGTGGATGGGGTGGTGCGCTTCGCGTACCTGTTCTTCGCCAAGCACAAGAGCGACAAGGAGTGGATCGAAGTGATCGCCGAGACGCTGAAGGGCCACATCATCGTGTGCGGGGCGGGGCGCGTGGGCTTCCGGGTGGTGGATCAGCTGCGCTCCATGGGCAAGGACGTGGTGGTGGTGGAGAAGAAGGAGGATGCCGCCTTCGTCAACGTCCTCCGGGACGAGCAGGTGCCGCTGCTCATCGACGACATCCGCAGCCCCCAGTGCCTGCCGCGCCTGAACGTGAAGGCGGCCTCGGCCATCGTGTGCTCGACGGACGATGATCTGGCCAACCTGAACATCGCCCTGGACGCGCGGCGGCTCAACCCGGACATCCGGGTGGTCATCCGCCTGTTCGATGACGACCTGGTGGCGAAGGTGCGCGACACGTTCAAGGCGGAGGCGCTCTCCAGCTCGTCGCTGGCGGCGCCCGCCATGGCGCTGGCGGCGTTGGATCCGCGCATCGTCCACTCGTTCCGGGTGTGCGGACACCTGATGGTGGTGTCCATCTTCGAGGCGCGCACGGGGCTGCCGGGCATCACCGTCTCGGAGATTCGCGACCGCTTCGGCACCCTGACGCTGTCCCTGCGGCGGGGGGACAAGGAGATCCTCCACCCGCAGGGAGACCAACGGGTCCAGGCCGGAGACTTGCTGACGCTCCAGGCGGAGTACCGGGACTACCGCCAGCTCCGGGCCTTCACGGGCGAGACGCAGCCGCCGCTCTGGGGCCAGCACGACATGGCCTTCCTCCCTCCCTCGGGAGAGCGCCCCACCGGCACGGGGTGA